In the Euphorbia lathyris chromosome 5, ddEupLath1.1, whole genome shotgun sequence genome, one interval contains:
- the LOC136229177 gene encoding serine/threonine protein phosphatase 2A 57 kDa regulatory subunit B' theta isoform-like has translation MFKQILGRLPRKPSKSSDNREIGSQSALSSNSSSRSNNLGNDLSGGAVNNSSNSLSDSAQHLGYNHGSKVVNPKLNSNSVVAPYEALPGFRDVPSSEKHNLFIRKLNLCCVVFDFTDPTKNLKEKDVKRQTLVELVDYVTSANGKFTETVMQEAIKMVSLNLFRPLTPQPRENKTLEAFDMEEEEALMDPSWPHLQIVYEFFLRFVASPETDAKLAKRYVDHSFVLKLLDLFDSEDPREREYLKTILHRIYGKFMVHRPFIRKAINNIFFRFIFETEKHNGSAELLEVLGSIINGFALPLKEEHKLFLVRALIPLHKPKCLPMYHQQLCYCITQFVEKDCKLADAVIRGLLKYWPVTNSSKEVMFLSELEEVLEATQQAEFQRCMVPLFRQIARCLSSSHFQVAERALYLWNNDHIENLIKQNRKVILPIIFPALEKNGRNHWNPVVQSLTVNVRKVFADNDPELFEECSRQFEEDETKAEDIKSKHDMTWKRLEEIAATKATSSEAVLLPHTAPAVTSSG, from the exons ATGTTCAAACAGATACTTGGTAGGCTTCCAAGGAAGCCGTCGAAATCGTCTGACAATCGCGAAATTGGCAGTCAGTCTGCTCTTTCTTCAAATAGTTCATCTAGAAGCAATAATCTCGGTAATGATTTGTCTGGAGGAGCTGTAAACAATTCGTCGAATTCGCTTTCTGATTCTGCTCAACATTTAGGTTATAATCATGGAAGTAAGGTTGTAAATCCGAAACTAAATAGCAATTCAGTAGTTGCTCCTTACGAGGCATTGCCGGGTTTTAGGGATGTCCCTAGCTCTGAGAAGCATAATTTGTTTATTAGAAAGCTTAACTTATGTTGTGTGGTGTTTGATTTCACTGATCCGACTAAGAATTTGAAAGAAAAGGACGTTAAGCGGCAGACGTTGGTTGAACTCGTGGATTATGTTACTTCTGCAAACGGGAAGTTCACCGAAACTGTTATGCAAGAAGCTATAAAGATGGTATCGTTGAACTTGTTTCGGCCGTTAACTCCACAACCACGTGAAAATAAGACTTTGGAAGCCTTTGATATGGAAGAGGAGGAAGCGTTAATGGATCCTTCGTGGCCTCACTTGCAAATTGTTTATGAATTCTTTCTGAGATTCGTTGCATCGCCTGAGACAGATGCAAAGTTGGCGAAGAGATACGTTGATCACTCGTTTGTTCTGAAGTTGTTAGATCTCTTTGACTCTGAGGATCCAAGGGAAAGGGAGTACCTGAAGACGATTCTACATCGCATCTATGGAAAGTTTATGGTGCACCGCCCGTTTATCAGGAAGGCTATCAACAACATATTCTTCCGTTTTATTTTTGAAACGGAAAAACATAACGGGAGTGCCGAGCTTTTAGAGGTTTTAGGGAGTATAATCAATGGTTTTGCTCTGCCACTAAAAGAAGAACATAAATTGTTCCTTGTTCGGGCGCTAATCCCCCTTCATAAACCGAAATGCTTACCGATGTATCATCAGCAGTTATGCTACTGTATTACGCAGTTTGTCGAGAAAGACTGCAAGCTTGCAGATGCTGTTATAAGGGGTTTATTAAAGTATTGGCCGGTGACTAATAGTTCTAAGGAGGTCATGTTCTTAAGCGAGCTCGAAGAGGTCTTGGAGGCAACCCAACAGGCCGAGTTTCAAAGGTGTATGGTGCCACTTTTCCGTCAAATTGCTCGTTGTTTGAGCAGTTCACACTTCCAG GTAGCAGAAAGGGCTTTGTACTTGTGGAACAACGACCACATCGagaatttgatcaaacaaaatcGAAAAGTTATACTGCCAATTATCTTCCCTGCCTTGGAAAAGAATGGACGTAACCATTGGAATCCCGTGGTCCAGAGCTTAACAGTTAACGTCCGCAAAGTCTTCGCTGACAATGATCCCGAGCTGTTCGAAGAATGTTCAAGACAGTTCGAAGAAGACGAAACAAAAGCAGAAGATATCAAGTCGAAACACGACATGACATGGAAGCGCTTAGAAGAGATCGCTGCAACAAAAGCTACAAGTAGTGAAGCAGTGCTGCTTCCCCATACCGCACCTGCTGTAACATCTTCGGGCTAG
- the LOC136229664 gene encoding BAHD acyltransferase At5g47980-like encodes MDSPLSIFLLKPSIKIPRPAMMLRHTKEGLCPKIYIHFHTNHKKSSKLTPNMMPDVVSRDIVKPSHSTPNNHKTSHKLSFFDQMAPSIYIPLLFFYTNKDTETDNLRSSVLKSSLSAALLHYYPLAGRIKDDVTVDCNDDGALLVEARMEVNLSEILKSPDDEILKLLFPDSLYYKDSTLIGPVAVQVTYFQCGGMSIGLCLCHKVLDMASMCSFIKNWASIARILDEKLEVCPEFNIGSLYPPLDLSVLKIELPPLEVKKCPSRRLGFDAQKVTKLKEMMADQVPNPTRVEVVTALLYKSAITAAAKASSSGSLQTTVLQHAMNLRTRIFPPVSEGLTGNLIGYFPVSISEEKYIDLVWIVKEFRKMKTQFSSAYAKACNAKELCSLVVESSKTLRACYDDDEEGYFCSSWCRFPFYESADFGLGKPFWVTSVCSALKNMIIVMDTKGGDGIQAFITLGEDAMAMFELDQELLSFSSINPSVR; translated from the exons ATGGATTCTCCATTGTCAATTTTCCTCCTCAAACCGTCGATCAAGATCCCTCGACCCGCAATGATGCTGCGCCACACGAAGGAAGGGTTGTGCCCCAAG atatatatacacTTTCATACAAACCATAAAAAGAGCAGCAAATTAACCCCAAACATGATGCCTGACGTAGTCTCGAGAGACATTGTTAAACCATCACATTCAACTCCAAATAATCACAAAACTTCCCATAAACTTTCTTTCTTTGATCAGATGGCTCCTTCCATTTACATTCCTCTACTTTTCTTCTACACAAATAAAGATACTGAAACTGATAATCTTAGATCTAGTGTGCTCAAGAGTTCCTTATCTGCTGCCCTTTTGCATTATTATCCTCTCGCTGGAAGGATCAAAGACGATGTCACTGTAGACTGTAACGACGATGGGGCTCTATTAGTCGAAGCAAGAATGGAAGTCAATTTATCTGAAATTCTGAAAAGTCCGGACGATGAAATACTGAAACTTCTGTTTCCTGATAGCCTATACTATAAAGATTCAACATTGATCGGTCCTGTAGCGGTTCAGGTAACGTATTTTCAGTGCGGAGGAATGTCGATCGGGTTATGCCTGTGTCATAAGGTTCTTGATATGGCAAGTATGTGTTCTTTCATTAAGAATTGGGCTTCAATTGCTAGAATACTAGATGAAAAACTGGA GGTTTGTCCCGAGTTCAATATAGGATCTTTATATCCGCCCCTTGATCTATCAGTCCTGAAAATCGAGCTTCCCCCTCTAGAGGTGAAGAAATGTCCGTCGAGGAGGCTTGGTTTTGATGCCCAAAAGGTCACTAAATTGAAGGAAATGATGGCAGATCAAGTTCCAAACCCTACACGGGTGGAAGTAGTTACTGCATTACTATATAAATCAGCTATTACTGCAGCTGCTAAGGCAAGTTCTTCAGGCTCTTTACAAACAACTGTTTTGCAGCACGCGATGAACTTGCGTACGAGGATTTTTCCTCCGGTATCAGAAGGATTAACAGGGAACTTAATTGGCTACTTTCCTGTATCGATTTCGGAGGAAAAGTATATAGATTTAGTGTGGATAGTGAAGGAATTCAGAAAAATGAAAACACAGTTTTCAAGTGCTTATGCTAAGGCTTGTAATGCGAAAGAACTGTGTTCGTTAGTCGTGGAAAGCTCGAAAACGCTAAGGGCTTgttatgatgatgatgaagaagggTATTTTTGTAGCAGCTGGTGCAGGTTTCCATTTTATGAAAGTGCAGATTTTGGATTGGGGAAGCCATTTTGGGTTACATCAGTTTGTTCGGCTCTGAAGAATATGATTATTGTGATGGATACAAAAGGAGGTGATGGAATTCAAGCATTTATTACTTTGGGTGAAGATGCCATGGCTATGTTTGAGCTTGATCAAGAACTTCTTTCGTTTTCTTCCATTAATCCAAGTGTACGTTGA